The following DNA comes from Alosa alosa isolate M-15738 ecotype Scorff River chromosome 13, AALO_Geno_1.1, whole genome shotgun sequence.
TGGCTCTGACACTCCCggtaacacagggaaaaaaataGTCTACTAGGTCAACAAACATTATCAGATCAGGATATAGGTTAGCCCACTTAGTCCGGTGGCAAAATAGGACAATCTTGGCCGTGATCGGTGTGTGATTTATTTAGTTTCTCATGCAGACCGGATGGACAGCCAGTGCcggttcagacctccatggggccCTAGGCAAAATCCTGCTAAGGGGCCCTTCTACCTTAACTCTGAGGACCAAAATGTAaccattttatatatatatatatatatatatatatatatatatattatctgacacctcagtgctcccaatacaatcatcccaccccatcccatTTTGGGTGTCTacggaagttaccaaatatagtgtTTTTCCCCCATAAAGGACAGCTAAATGCCCATTTTTGGGTCTGGGCTGTTTGCTTTTGATACTTGCTGTACATATCCCCTtacaaaaataactgcagttttttGCATACGTTCAGTTGTAGGCTAAACCTAAACCATGCTCTTCCTTGAAACACCTTTGTTGAAATGCAAggtttaggaaaaactgcattttctgggtttcggggggcccagcgcagGGGAGGCAGGGGGGACGAGTgtcccccggggaccaaacaaaaacattttccgTTAAAGTCTAGACTAGTGTGGCTACATGcgcaccaagtttcatgtgcccCCTGGGTTTCGGGAATAGTTGAccaaattcaggaagtagatgaccgGGGGGGGGGCAATCCCTGTATACATTATAATAAATGTTATTCATGCATTGATACCATTCATGACATTATATCAAGTCCACAAGTCAAATTATAAAGATATAAAGATATATATAGTATAAAGATAAACATCACAGATATATAAAGTATAAAGATAAACATCACAGACACCATCAGCACAGGGAATccaaataacaataacacaatTGTTTATATTGTCAGCTGTTAGAACTAACCTGTGATCTGGGGAAATGTTGATGCCGTTGGCTGAAGAGATGTCCTTGGCCACGACCTTCACCTCATCTGGACTGTAATACACAACATTACACCACGCCAGACCCAGGATGGTCACCAGCATATTCAGGCCCTCATAGTCATGCTGAAAGTAGCGATCATTGGTGGCATAGAATCTATCCACTCCAACGGCAACAATATCATTTACACTGTAACAGGAAAAGGAGAGAATGTAAAATATGTGACTCATGCACAGTAATAAGGGCAACACAACTACAGTCTTTATTCATTTGAGCAACACATACTTATGGAGCAGATTGTGTTCAACATACTTATGGAGCAGATTGTGCTTAACACATACTTATGGAGCAGATTGTGTTCAACATACTTATGGAGCAGATTGTGCTTAACACATACTTATGGAGCAGATTGTGCTTAACACATACTTATGGAGCAGATTGTGCTTAACATACTTATGGAGCAGATTGCGCTTAACACATACTTATGGAGCAGATTTTGTTCAACATACTTATGGAGCAGATTGTGCTTAATGGTCTTGAGGTGCACAATGGACTTCTTCTCCTCAAAGAGTTGAAAGATCTCAATCTGGCTTTTATGGTGCGGATGATTCACAACAAACAAGTAAATTGATCCATCTAAATGAAATGTCAGATATCAGGGAATGATTGTAAAGGTTAATACAATACTATTAACTATAGTATCATCAACTTTAAAGGTAATGAGGCAAAATAGACATTACGTTATTACATGCAAATCAATTTGGTTTGAATTGAAGTTTTTGTTCGAGTATGACCACATAAATATAGAGGATGCTTTCCTACATGTCCCAAATCTTTTATACGCTGAGCAACCCCTGATGACCAGTCAGTCTTTCATGCAATCCTTGCGGGGAACAACAGAACACACTCCGTACCCTTCTCATCGGTGAACACACTGATGCCATGTGGGTTGAAATATTTCTGGTCCAATTCTCCTTCAATGTGAAGAGGCACAGGTGTCAGGTCAGGATCCAGGAGATCCAGGGTATAAATCTTCCCAGGGTCATCAGAATAAGATGGCATACCCGGATACTTTAACCCCTAAGGCACAGGCAGAGTGTAGTTATGTTGCTGTAAGAGGGCATGTCATTATTGCTTATCACTGCTTTTCAACATGCGCAAGCTTGCCCGCAGTGACCACGCTGATTGGCTTATGATGAGTGACATGTCTTTGCTGGTGAGTACAGTGAAAGAAGAGagataaataggctaaataagaaaataaatatgatAGGCTACAAAGCAAATAGCCTAATGGAATACACTACGAATTATGCAGAAGGCCTATCTTTGCAACGTTTTGAGGGAAATTCTACCAGAAATTAAAATTTTCCTGGGGGGTATCCTTATTCTTGAATCTAAACATTGAGTCATATGGAGGCAATATTATATATGAGGAAATGAGGAATGCCTATTGCGCCATCTCTAGGGATGTTTTTACTCTAgaataaaatgcatttttgaaaataaaaggCTATTTGTCAGGCCCCGTCATATCCCATGTATGGCCGTTATAGCGCCTGACGGTCAGTCAATTAATGGCCATTTCTCTGCCAGTGAAAACTTGGGGACAGTTGTAGGctaaatttttatttattatgaccgccgcgatATAGGTTTAGTCAATTATATACATTTAGTCAGTTAGAGTTTTGTTTCTtccggatttttttttcttcagtaattttgtgtcaacgattttcaggacactgaaagaccaagGTGCGTCTTTGTGGACGCAGCTCAGTAAGTGTTGTGGTTTTAGCATTTTAGACTGCAAATAATTAGATTATGCATTGggtaaaaataaagaaagcatTATATGGCAATTAGCCTATGTTTTGACATACTGTGCTGAGAATGGCTAGTCCGTCTCTAAGGATAGTGATGTCTTCTGCTCCAAATTCTGCAACACAAAAATAGACTACAGTATTGAGACAACCTCCAACAAAATTATCTCACTAATAAAATATGGTGTTCACATGATCAACTGCCCAAAATAGCTAGGTTACTAGGCTACACCCCACTTCAGGCAATTCCTAAGAACCTACCCGTCTTAATAGCCTACTTACTACTTCATCAAGTAGAATTCAAGAGCAGTTGTTCAAATACCTACCGCACACTTACCTATGCCCTTAATCGGATGACACTTGTGCAGGTGGTTTCGTTTGAGTTCACGACTTGCAAGTGATAAGTGACTGCAAGGAAAAATAAACTCCGGTCATAACTCGTAATTGATTATTTTCCATTAGCCTTTTGATCTGCAATGCGTTTTAAGGCTATGGAATAGGTAGGCTTGGCCTATACATTTTAAAATCTTGTTTAACTTTGTCAACCTATGAGTTGAGCTTTGTCCTATACTTGCACAACCTAGGCTACTTCCTTCCGTGGCTCACACAGACATAGTCTACGTTGCGTACTCATTCTGCCGTAGCCTAACACAATTCAAAACAAACAACGATAGACAAAAATACAACAGACAGAAATACAATAGAGATAGTTAACTATGGTTACACACTTTAGAGCATTCAGTCGCAATCCAACAAACACTGCACATGCCAGAATAACTACAGACCAAACGAGACATCTCCCCATGATTGCACAGAAAATACCATGGCAGGCTTGCCTATTAGGTCATAGGTTAACTATTTGCCAATGATCGGAGTCATCGGACCATCCCTAACCTGTCAGCCCGAAATCTGCACTGCTTTTCAGTGCATATTAAAGTATACAGATATACAAGCAGGACAACACACTTCATTCAGATGTTAATGATTTTTTGAAAATATCTATTTATTTCACATGAATAAATGTATGGCAGATATTTCTTTTAAAACCACAAAAAGTAGctccagggatgggcagtatttataatacatgtatttaaagtaaatattttaaatccaaaatactattttgtaattagttttattgagatgatgaaaatgcctt
Coding sequences within:
- the LOC125305971 gene encoding serum paraoxonase/arylesterase 2-like, with amino-acid sequence MGRCLVWSVVILACAVFVGLRLNALNHLSLASRELKRNHLHKCHPIKGIEFGAEDITILRDGLAILSTGLKYPGMPSYSDDPGKIYTLDLLDPDLTPVPLHIEGELDQKYFNPHGISVFTDEKDGSIYLFVVNHPHHKSQIEIFQLFEEKKSIVHLKTIKHNLLHNVNDIVAVGVDRFYATNDRYFQHDYEGLNMLVTILGLAWCNVVYYSPDEVKVVAKDISSANGINISPDHRYLYVSDILDHEIDVLEIQKRDFLVFVKSINVDSLCDNIEVDLDTGDLWLGCHPNGAKIALDNPNDPPGSEVIRIKNIHSDQPIVSQEYEDDGNVVIGSSVAARYEGKLLIGTVYQRALCCDLR